The genomic interval ACATCCTGGAAGTGAATACGAGAGCAAATTAAAAGCTCTTTAGTCACATTTACAGTGTGGTCAGAGATGCACTGCGGTATTTTACCCATCGTATCTTCTTCGGGGATCTTAAGATCACCGTCATCCACTTTTTGGTGAGCCTCCATCCTGATGCTTTCAAGGTCCTCTTCTGCATCGTACCAAGCCTCTGCACAAAACCAGCCAACTTACAGACCCATTCGAGAGCAAATATCCCCAGCAGAAGCTGTATACTCTACTGCAACTCAGTATTGCCATAATAATATGCTACTTAGAAAAAGACTTCCTTTTTACGTTAAATACGAGCAAGATCCAGTTGCAAACCTTCTTACCTAGAGGGGGTCCATGTGTGACCCCACCCTGCACAATGCATGCAGTCGACCCTTCAAACTGGTTATTACCTGGCTCTGTATTTATCTCTGCTGGCCTTTCCTTTGGAACTTGCTGCTAGATGcaaaacaagcaaaaacaaTCAGACTGTCAAAGTGTTCTTCTGCAGGAGAATAATGTGTCATACCTGGAGGGCTGGAGTGTCCCTTCTGCCTGTGCAGGAGTCACTGTGTACAGTCAGCTGGGAATTCTGCGACTGAACGCTGCTGCAGAAAGCAAAGGACTGCATTAGGTAGGTCAGATGGGGCTGGATTCCAGAGTAGGTATTGTGCAGTGCAGAAAGCTGGCAAGGGAATAGCGCAAGTCTGTCAAAGTGAGGTGGAGGTGACCTTCACATCACAGAGAGCAAAGAGTGCGAGGTGTCCATACCCCTGTCTGTCTTCTAACACAATCTTGGCTATCTAGAAAAATAAGACATAAGCAGAGCGGAGCATCATAATACACTCCCCATAAATGAGGTTTAAGACACAGGATATGTGTTTACTTGGAATGATGCTTTGTTCACAAGTCAACCAACATAAATGACGTATCTACAAAAACCCAGGAAATGTCTCTCTTGGTGAAGAGACAGGGTTGACTGGTCGAGAAGCATTCATTTTGTTCTGAAACGTTCCTTAATGGCTATTAAGGAACATGCGATGTGTTCATGTTCTCCCCGTTTTGCTCCCCGGTTATGCTGGACTGTTCATGTTTTGCTCCCTGGTTATGCTGGACTGTTCATGTTCTCCCCATTTTGCTCCCCGGTTATGCTGGACTGTTCATGTTCTCCCCGTTTTGCTCCCCGGTTATGCTGGACTGTTCATGTTCTCCCCGTTTTGCTCCCCGGTTATGCTGGACTGTTCATGTTTTGCTCCCTGGTTATGCTGGACTGTTCATGTTCTCCCCATTTTGCTCCCTGGTTATGCTGGACTGTTCATGCTCTCCCCATTCTGCTCCCTGGTTATGCTGGACTGTTCATGTTCTCCCCGGTTATGCTGGACTGTTCATGTTCTCCCCGTTTTGCTCCCCGGTTATGTTGGACTGTTCATGTTTTGCTCCCTGGTTATGCTGGACTGTTCTCCCCATTTTGCTCCCTGGTTATGCTGGACTGTTCATGTTCTCCCCGTTTTGCTCCCCGGTTATGCTGGACTGTTCATGTTTTGCTCCCTGGTTATGCTGGACTGTTCATGTTCTCCCCATTTTGCTCCCTGGTTATGCTGGACTGTTCATGCTCTCCCCATTCTGCTCCCTGGTTATGCTGGACTGTTCATGTTCTCCCCATTTTGCTCCCTGGTTATGCTGGACTGTTCATTTTGAATTAGAATTTGGTGaccagtggtcattgttaacacaccacagcacagcacacagtgcgcaacaacgaaatttgtcctctgcatttgacccacaGAAATACCAGTTCATTCAAGTTCAAATCCACCAGTTCAAATACCAGTCATTTTGCTCCCTGGTTATGCTGGACTGTTCATTTTgaattagaatttggtgatcagtgatcattgttaacacaccacagcacagcacacagtgcgcaacaacgaaatgtgtcctctgcatttgacccatatgtgactttcgtgacatagcagggggcagctaattcagcgcccggggagcagtgcttggggacggtaccttgctcagggtacctcagtggtgactggctggtgggggattcgaacctgcaatctttcgattataagtgcgcttccctaaccatcaagccaccactgcacTCCCCATTCTGCTCCCTGGTTATGCTGGACTGTTCATGTTCTCCCCATTTTGCTCCCTGGTTATGCTGGACTTTTCATGCTCTCCCCGTTTTGCTCAGAATTCCTCTGACTACCATGGTTTCCTCactcagtccaaaaacatgcaattaggTGAACTGGTATTTCTAAACATACTCAGTgattctgtgtttgtgtctgtgtgtgtctctgacCAGTCTATCCAAGCTGTTCCCCTTGTTCcccctgctgcctgggatacctacaggacaagcagttagaagatggatggatgtatggataggaaatattttaatattccaCTTAAGGGTTTTTAAGGCTGTTCCATACTTGTTGTGATATGATATTAGAGGAAAATTAAGTAGCAACAGATTTCTGAGCCTGGAGCTACCGCTCACCTCTGCTGGGATGTAGCGCCCCTTAGAGGCGATCCTCCGGCAGTCCACAGAGAGGGGGCGGAGCTGGTCCACAGGCACGCCAGAAAGGACCTTCCTCCTCATTTCTTGGTAGTCATTTTCTAGGTTCTGGAGAACTTGCATCAAGCTCTCTGGGATTTCTCTTTTCCTAAAAGGGTAACACATTTCACATCCATTACAAGTCAGATTTAGTTAAATGAAACCAAACCAACACATTCCCATTGAACCTGCGAGCTGAACctcaccccagcaggaggaggctgcCTTCAGGCGAAGTGCAATAGCGCCTCCAGCAGTGTTGCTGGCACATTGCATGCTGTAGAGCCAAGAGGCGCAGCTCAGCATGCAGTGCTCTCTGGGCAGCGCCACAGCACAAACGATGCTCATCCCAAGCAGGGCTTTAAGAAAGGAGAATATTCAGAAGCCATATTAAGTGGTTCCACAGCTACATGCTGGAGGCAGCTGTGTTTCTCACAAAAATGAAACGATTCCATAATGAAAAACTTTCAGTCACTTAGCCTATGCCCTTCAGTCAGGGTCAAACACTCACAGGACACTCACATACTCACAGCACTTCACATCTACAGTAAACATGATCTAGACCGAGGAGGAAAACAGGACTACCCAGGGAAATTCCATAggaatacaaaaaaaacatgttcaTAAAAACTGAGCTTTAACCCACAACTCTAGACACGGCTGGTGACTCACTGAGCCTGTACATCACCAAGAGTCACTCAATGATCTGAACAACAAAGCTGCCAAATGACTGCTAATTTACAAATGTTGAATAAATCCAGATTACCTTGCTAAATTCTCTTTCAGTTGCTTCAGTTCTGCTTGTGCCAGTCTTAATTTGTTAAATTCCTGCAAAAAAAGACAGTTGCTCtttgtattatttaaaaataatttaaattaaacacaAAGTTGTATCCTACTCCCACAGAGGAGCCCTCCCCGCACACATAACATTCTGCAGCAAAAATCAGATATACGTAGCCCCCAATCAGGTATACGTAGCCCCCAATCAGGTATACGTAGCCCCCAATCAGGTATATGTAGCCCCCAATCAGATATACGTAGCCCCCAATCAGATATACGTAGCCCCCAGCTGAGCTCCTGTTAAAGCACAATCCTTTTTGAATGGCTGATTATGCACTGCCAAGGCTACATAAAATAGCTGGGATCTGCCAACTGGTCTCTCCAGAACACCTGTTAGGACCCTGCAGGTCCTTTAAGAGAGTATCCTTTCAGTGAGGTCTAGTGCTCTCTATTCACATTAATAAGCAAATAAATCAGCTTTGTGGTTTCTACATAATGAGTACAAGtaatttccttagtttttcCAAATGAATTAAATTACCTCTGTGATGTAATCTAGATCTTTCATGTAGACATCAGTGTTTACAAACTTCTCAGCTGTGGGGACTGGCAGCTTCTGGATGTCCTGGTCTCGTTTGGAGCCAAGTAAGAAGGGGTCTGTATTGAGAGCAATATCACACTGTGTACCTTTGGGTTCCGTGCTGGTGGACCTGCTCACCATGAAGCTGACAGTGAAATCCTGACCAGCATCCCCTGACTGACTCTCTGTGACCCTGGCGCACAAAGCCAGACATCGCTCACATGAAATGAGTTCACTGCTGCCCTCCTCTTCCAGTGCAGATAGAAAAGAATCTTCACATATAGATGGGTTGGGTTTTTCTGTACAGTTCTTACGTAGATCACTCTCCTCTTCATGTGAGCAGCTTGACTGCTGCAACTTGTCTTGATCTTGCATTAGTGTATGAATGTTGTCTTTACGATCACCTTTTCTGACAAGTCCACATGGATGAAACATTGTAGCACTCAATCCCTGAAGAGTGGGATCCTCTTCACATACACTGTGATACTCAAAGCTGCTTTGGTGACAACTCCAATCATCTTCTCTATCCAAAAGATCACTCTTTGTACAGAACGCAGAATCATTTTCATCTGAAACACCCGCAGGAGTACAAAAACAACTATTCTCCGCCAATGCAACATCCAGAAACTCACTACCTAGTGCCATTACTTGTTCAGACTTGGATATGCAGTCAAATCCTGTGCTGTTGGAACTGCAAGATTCTGGAAGGCTCTCCAACTCCAGCCCAATTACCTCTGCAGTTTTCTCATGCGACACACTGTGGTGCTTCTCAGCACACACCTCCAGCTCCAAATCAAAGGACAAGTTTGTCTGGACAGCAAGGTCTTTGTAAACTGAGGTACTCTTAATGTGAAACTTCTCATTTTTCTGCTGATGTATCTGCTGAGATCCTAGTGCTCCTCGCTGCAAAGTGGGAGCTTCTGCAACATGAATGCTGCTGCAGGCTGACTCGAAACCATCCTGCAGGTCACTCACATGGTCCTCCAACTGGTCCTCATAGACCTGTCCTCTTCTGAAGTCACCAGGGACACCCAATCTGTGCCTGTTGGCATTAAAGAGATCCAGCTCCTCCGTGCAGGctacattatttaaaaaaaaaaacacaaaaagtgtTTTAGAAGGTATATTATACATTCTAATGATTGTAGTGCAATGTTATTGTACAGTTTGATATTGATTTTGCATCTAGTCTTTGTGTTTTACTcatgtttttgttatttcagCAATTCatattataaaaataacatACCTGACTGGCACATTGTTTTTTGAGGCTTTAAAATAGTTATCTTACAGTTCCGGCACCTCTCTGTATTAATGGGACATCTGGTCCCACATTTTTGGCAGTAAAACATATGGTAAAAAGTGGTTTTTGACCTTACAGAGGAAGGAAGAAATATGCATGAGgcataaaaatgcacatttcataaaaaattcaattaaaacataaaattattAGATTATATATGATGTTCAAAATGTACTTGTTACTCCTTGAGGTCATCGTTCCCTAGGCTTCCCACTATCTCTTTTGCGCTTTAAAACAAGAACGATACTTAAGAGTACTTAAAGAAtattttctgcaaaataaaaccaaatatatgtatgcatttatttattatttttccaagATTATGGCTACAGCCTCAAGGCCTGCAAGACCAGGCGGCAGCAGAGGCTGCCGTTTTACTACAACCTGACCCAATGCTTCAATTAGTACATATAAATGAACATACTTAATTTTAGCGAAACATAAAGCAGCGGGCAATCCGATTACCGATAAAGCTTAACCATAAAAACCTAACCATTACGACTGTACCTGTCTAATTCAATTCTGATTCTAATTCGTTAATGGCGGTTTTCCGCTTCAAGTTAAGATGAAGATGCACGGTTAAAAACGGTCATGTGGGTGTCGGTCGCCCAGCAATGCCCAGCGTAGCTCCCCCTGTCGGGGATCGTGGTCTCTACAGTCTTGGCCCGTCTCCCCTGTGACGCTGAGCGCAGCTCCCCCTGTCGGGGATCGTGGTCTCTACAGTCTTGGCCCGTCTCCCCTGTGACGCTGAGCGCAGCTCCCCCTGTCGGGGATCGTGGTCTCTACAGTCTTGGCCCGTCTCCCCTGTGACGCTGAGCGCAGCTCCCCCTGTCGGTTTTCTCGGTCTCCTCAGCCGCATACAGTCGCCTGGAGACTTGCCGAGCAGCTCCCCCTGTCGGGGATCGTGGTCCCTACAGTCGTGACCCGTGCTGCTTAGCTCCCCCTGTCGGTTTTCTCTATCTATGCAGCCGCGACCGGTCATTAGGTAGCATAATCATCTACATTTAAAAACCACATTAATTACCTGAGCGTTTGTAATGATGGAAGAAACTAGTGGTTTTGTCGTTATAATGTAAAAGTACACATAATGAATCCTTTTTACAACTTTCACCTGCGCGCAGCGGTCACCTTCTTCGCGGTCTCTACCTGCAGTGCCGCACAGAACAGCCACGCCATGTAAGGGGAGGGGAACGGTGTCAAGGACGCTGTTAGGTTAGCGCGTTGTGGGGAAcataagaaaataagaaaacattgtGAAGGACCAGAAGAcgaatatttcaaaatgaataaacaaTCTATCAGGGGCTCAATACCGTGTAATTAAAAGTAAGGAGGAGAGACGTACtaaattttctttgttttatcgtcgctctatttatttgtttgttgtcaAATTATTTATTGcgttattatattatattttattatacaacGAACTATCTTTATTACCTTACTCCCACCGTTCGCACGTTTATTTTGGCATCGGATGTGGGGCGCGGCATTAGGTGTAAGGTCATTCTGAGTAGGTGTTAGGAAGGTTTTGGGTAGTGCTGATGGTGAATAGTGTGTTAGATGGCAGTGTAAGACTCTGTAGACGTGCACAATCCACACACTATTCTTCACAACACCTTCAGATGGTTAATGCTTTGGCAATCAGATACAAAGCCATATCTATCTTCTCCCGTGATTCTTTGCTGTGGCACCAGGATCTTTCACGGCCGCCTTAGTAGGCTGACATACCATAAAAGCTTCGTGTACAGTCAGTGTTGGAAAAAATACACAAAGCTATATACACACAGATAGTTCTGTTCAGCTTAACCACTGCTTTTTCTTAAAACATCACTTTGTATTATCTAGCATCATATatattacacctaaatatataATTCAGAAATCTGGATTTACTCCATAGAACACCACGTTATATGTATGTAAATCACAAGTTTCTAGCTAGCAAATTTGTGGAATGACTTAAACACAGGCTACTAAAATGGGAAGACAATTTCCCTGAGTTCTGCCCTGTGATAATAGTCTTGGATGCCATGTGTTTACACTGAATCTCTATGTGCAACATATTACACTCTATGCTTGACAGACTTCAACTTGTATAGAATTTTAGGTCAATTCCCACCACTTCTGCAGCTCAGAGCAATGACTGAGCTTGCAAACATCAATACACTTAACCTTTCTAAGTGCTTCCTGTCACAACAACCAAACAGtggaaaatatttttgataAACACTAGCCATTTTAGAAGACCAATTCCACCTGAAGGTAAACATACTTTTCTTTACATAGTTCACAAAGTAGTAAAGAATGCTCATCAAGCACTGTGTAACATTTGGCAAATGAGATACCGACTGAGCCTCATACAAAGTGATAACATTCCCATCTTAGCAGCCTGCCTCTGAAATCAGCTTGGATGCGGCCATGACACAGCAGCAGAGTTCAACACTCAGTTTTTGGCGTTTTATTATAAAGCTGAAGATGTCACTGACAAATTAAGCGGCTGATCTTGTCAACAGAGCAAGAAAGAGAAGCATTAAGGACTGTTTATTGTACTCAGAACAGATTATAAACGCAGCAGTGTAAAGTACACATTGTGATGACAGAGGTGATATGCAGGTGTCCCAGTTGTGAAAAAGGACAAGGGACATTAGACAAACTCAGAGTCTCTCTAAGGACATCCCTTTGCAGTAAATCACCCCATTGCAGATTACATGATATATAACAGCAGATTTATACAGCTTGAAGAACAAATCAAACAGTTGCAGGCTTTGCaaaaatatatgcatatttatatatgtgtatatatagtgtCTTCTACCTTCAAAAATAACCCCAGGAAATAAATGCAGAAAACGTCACGGTTTCTTCTCATAAAAGAAAGCGATGTTAGTTGCCCATCAGCACATCATGCAGGGGAAGCGATGGGCTCCCATCAAGGATCCCCGTGGAGGGGTGGAGCAAGAGCAGAAATTTCCCTCCAGACATGCGAGTCCACGTCACCCCCATTACATTTTAGAAAATCACTGGAGCACAGTGCCAAAGTAGTGTTGCTtctacaatttaaaaaaaagggtAAATTGCAAGCATTCAAGAGGGGCAAAGGGAGAATCCTGCTATATGCATCCCTTTGGAGTTTAAATCgcttaaattaaaaaaaaaaaaacacttcgaGACAGaaaagctgtccttcttggaGTGTCCTGGTGTGGATCTGTTTGATGAATTGTCTAACAGTCCCGTGGAGCCAAGTAGAGTCCATCTGAGTATTTCTTACCGGAAGGTGCGCCCGGGCCGAACGACAACTCAGGAAAGCTGTTTCCTGTCAGACGCAGCCCTTTGCCCTGAGCCACAGGGTAATCTCATGAATGTCCTAGCCGAGAAGTTATATAAAACTTTCATAAATTTAGTGTTTGACCAAGTACAAAGTCAATATTTTCCCCTTGATATAAAGCCCTTACATATCATGTAGCTTTCATTATGAAGactgaaaaatgtaaaattactTGGGGGACCAAAAAGGCAACTATAGGAGTGCTGTGTTTTGATCTTTTAATTATAGAATGCGCGTTTACGTTTAGAAAAGATTGTCAGTACAGAAATGCTACAATTTTGGCTGCCAGCAACAAAACTCCCAACAGTCTTGGGGGTCTGATGGCCTGTTTCCCTGGAGCGCAATCCCCCCCTCAAACGGtgtgtccccttcctcatctttccagattcttcttccTCACATGGCATGTTTCTGGATCCACACATTGCTAAGagatggggaggtgggggggaggggcggcggGGGGAGTTAATGTCCCATTCAGTCAGCAGTATAGACACACTGGTTGCTGGGGCTGGGCGGCGGAGTCGGATGACTGTCAGTACACATAGCTGTCGGGGAACGGAACTCTTGCAACACACTGCTCTCCTCCATCAGACTGGTAGGAGGCGCTCTCATCATAGTGTGTCAGGGGCAGGGTGTCCTCCTCTGCTCCGGGCAGGCTGTCCGGATCAGCCTTCAAGCTCGGCTTCTGGTTGTCAGGGAAGGCCATGGAGAAGAGGGCCTCGGGGTCGCACACGAACTTGTAAACGTACCTCTCACCAGCAACCTGCGGGAAGGGCGAGGAAGATCATCAGACCCTGCAGCTAATCAATGCTGGCGACTGACAAATATAGCAACAACGCTCAAGCAGCCACCCCCACCTTCTGCATGATGCCCTTCTCATAGTAGTAACGCAGCGAGCGGCTCAGCTTGTCATAGTTCATGGCCGGCCTGTTCTTCTGAATGCCCCAGCGTCTGGCAACCTAAAACACAGGTGGTTGTGCCTTTATCACATCTCCTTCACTTGCAGCGCAGTAACATTCACAGCAAACCCCAATCCAGAACCCAGGAGTGCGGCGTACCTCCTCAGGCTCAATCAGCTTGAACTCCATGCCGCGGCCCGTCCAGGCGATGAAGTGGCCGTTGGCGGGGTCGTCCAGCAGGGTGACCAGGAACTGCCAGAGCTGCAGGGAGCCTCGCCGATGGTAGGGGGGCCCCTCGCGATACACTGTCGGCTCTTGCTTCACCTTCCCTGTGTGCCGAGAGATGGCGGTCAGCGGTGCAGAAACACCCTGGGGTGCAACATTCTacagcagcgtttcccaatccatTCCTCGGGGACGCCCAGACAGtctacgtttttgctccctaccagacagtctacgtttttgctccctaccagcacccagagcaaaaatgtggactgtctggggtccccgaggactggaatGGGAAACACAGCTCTAGGGAACAGCAGGTGACTGGACTGGTGTGACCACTCATCTCAAACCTGCCTCACACAACTCCACTCCCATGACATCAGAAACACTCATCCCCCTCTGGCCCCCCTTCCAAAGGCATTAAATAGGAAACCATTGCACTGCAAGGCTTCTAGTGAACAAATACAGCAGGAGAGACACATGGTACCTCTCCACAGGTCTCCCTGAACCATTTCAAGTTTCCATATCTGCCCCTTTTGTGGGAGCTGCAGCTCTGCAAAGTATCAGCTGGTCTGGAAAGCAGCACTTACCATCCAACCTCTCAGGAACCACACAGGTGTCGTCATAGTACAGCTGTGAGTCTCTGTCAAAAGCGaaacctgcacacagacacaggagtAAAGCCAAGGAATCAAACAGGATCTGACATTCAAAAAGggcagaaaataaacaaaagcaaGCAACTTAAAATATAAAGAATATGAACAGTATAAATAATAGTCTGGATACATTACatacgtttcttttttttggcaaataaGACTGACAACAGATTTAAACTGGCAACCTATTCAACAGACTACCCACCGTCAGAGGTGCTTTGGTAGAAGTTTGCGGCTCTCCCAAACTGGGACTGACAGTTAGGCACTTCTGTAGGATAAGAGAGGACAGTCACACAATGCTGCAGTCTGTCCCGCAACGCTGACTATCAGCCCAACAGAGAAGCTTCTATAGTAACATCTCACTACAGCCCTTCCTTTACAAAGAATGGAAGGAATGTGCAGGGTGTTGATTATTTTCAATGGAGATTGACAACTTGGTTATATCTATATTTGACATTTGTCAACtttcccacacacacaaaaaaaaaataaaaaatacaatgtgTTTCAGATTTTCTATCCACGGGCATGGGGCGCCTTGTCCCAGACACCTATGGGCATGGCCCCCACCAGCGTGCCAGTCTCTTTGGGCCTCAACTTCACAGAGTGGTGGCAAGACTCACAGACAAATGTCAGGGTGGCAAGCAAATAAGGACGGGCACCTTCAAGGGCCACGGGAAGtctaatcacacacacacacacacacacacacacacacacacacctaactTACTGCAATAGTCTTTCTTAGCACTATTTCAAAGTAAGCAGGAATtctgaaatatttaataaagcTGGGAATGATaaagggggaaaaagaaaaaaaataataaacaacacTGGTACACCAACACTCACCAGAGTCAAAGCAGAAATCCCGGGGCTCCTGCTTAATGGCGGGTGAGGGGAAAGCAGCTGGCAGGTCCTGGGCACCCTGCTTGGCATGCTTGAATCCCTGCGGGGCCATGGGCACGAGGGGCTCCGACATCTGCCGGTGGTACTGGGGCCGTCCATCGTGTGGCAGGCCATTGTGCGCATGGGGCAGAAAACGGGGGTGGCTCTGCCCCCCGGAGGGCGAGAAGGGCAGGCAGGGTTCTGAGAGCTGCCGGTGAAACCTGCAAAGTGCACAGAGGAGGAGAATTTTGCCCTGTTACAAACAGATTATAAAAGGGGCAATAGCTTTCAGACAAGGAACCGGATATTCTCAGAAATGTAATTATTCTCCTATTGAGACTGACCAGGTCCAACAAGTGACAACCTACTAAACGACGTCAAGCAGGAAGAGTTTGAGCCCAGTGCAGTTCCCAAATCACCGCACAAACCTAGGGAGAGCGCCACATACACAGACTAGCCAGATGCCTCCCCGCTCCAGAGGAGTTTCTCTGAGCGCCGATTTGAGCTCCGCCGCGGAGCCCTGCCAACATGCCAAGCAGCCGCCGACACCCTCGCGGGAACGCGGCCGCAGAGGGGTGGGCCCAGTGCCAAGCTGCCAATCCCACGGGGGTCACGTTCCAGTGcttgcaaccccccccccaccccacccaggcAGGCTGTGAAATCTGCACCCCCAAGCTGTGCCTCTCGCGCATATAGGATGTTTCTCCATCCTATCGAGTGAGCTGGTCAGGAAGGCCACGCCCCCGATAGGCAGCACGAGGCCTCACCATAACCGGCAAGACTCTGCAGCATCTCACCACATCTCAATCTTCAcgttatgaaataaatgaaggGATGAACACAGGAGCGGCACAGATGCCAGGAACCTGATCTCTCCCCTCATTCACAAAAAGGACCCTCCCTGCATTCCCCtaaacatccctcccccccaaacTCACCTGTGCTCAGTGTTGTAGGGGGCATCAGAGTGACTGACGGGTGGGCAGGGCACCACGAAGGGGGGGCTCTGTCCATGCAGGGGCAGTGTCCTCGGGGTGTGGGCCGTGCTGGGGGTAACTGCGGCTGGCGTCTGCAGGGGCCTAACCGCTCGGTCCGGGTGCTGGGGCTGCGGAGCCTGGGTGTGAACGGAGCCACATGGCGAGATGGGCGTGGTGGGGGGAGTTAATGGCTTGAACCCGACTGTGGGTTTTCTGTCGTAGGCACTGTGGGGGCAAAGATTGGGTAAAGATCAGTAAGTTATAGGACTGTGACTCTGGCGCCACTCTGGTGGTGGGAGGCAGCATTAGCGGGTGGGGCACCTGTAGCTGTAAAGGCACGTCTCCCCGTAGCGGCTGAGGTGCTGCGCTCGACTGCAGGCCGGCGGCTCTTTTGACGGACTGAGCTCCCGCTTGATCTTAGTTGCCGGGGGGCCATGGAGCATCACTGCAGAGTGATGGGACATGGTTACAAAAGCAGCCCCCAAACATAAGGGCCCCATCAcagtggcacccccccccccccaaccaatcATCATGTTTTGAACTGGGGGGGGACCAGAGCATCCAGAAGAAGCCCCACAAcagggagagaacatgcaaactccacacatggaaccctggtggagactcaaaccctggttccataagtgtgaggcaacagtactaaccactggcCAACCGTGCCCCAACCAATATTGACATAGGAAGTTCCAGCAATACCCAACAGCATTTTCATTACTCTACTGTATTTCATAAGATGTCATCGGTTTTGATGCAACAAAGGCATTTCTAGTCAATGTACATTTGCAGCTGTATTACACAGAAGGACTGGGCCCATCAGCCGTGAACGCCTTCCCTGTGAACCCTACACAGCACTAATGGGTT from Paramormyrops kingsleyae isolate MSU_618 chromosome 16, PKINGS_0.4, whole genome shotgun sequence carries:
- the LOC111851728 gene encoding RNA-binding protein 44 isoform X5, with amino-acid sequence MTSRSNKSKTTFYHMFYCQKCGTRCPINTERCRNCKITILKPQKTMCQSACTEELDLFNANRHRLGVPGDFRRGQVYEDQLEDHVSDLQDGFESACSSIHVAEAPTLQRGALGSQQIHQQKNEKFHIKSTSVYKDLAVQTNLSFDLELEVCAEKHHSVSHEKTAEVIGLELESLPESCSSNSTGFDCISKSEQVMALGSEFLDVALAENSCFCTPAGVSDENDSAFCTKSDLLDREDDWSCHQSSFEYHSVCEEDPTLQGLSATMFHPCGLVRKGDRKDNIHTLMQDQDKLQQSSCSHEEESDLRKNCTEKPNPSICEDSFLSALEEEGSSELISCERCLALCARVTESQSGDAGQDFTVSFMVSRSTSTEPKGTQCDIALNTDPFLLGSKRDQDIQKLPVPTAEKFVNTDVYMKDLDYITEEFNKLRLAQAELKQLKENLASPAWDEHRLCCGAAQRALHAELRLLALQHAMCQQHCWRRYCTSPEGSLLLLGKREIPESLMQVLQNLENDYQEMRRKVLSGVPVDQLRPLSVDCRRIASKGRYIPAEIAKIVLEDRQGSVQSQNSQLTVHSDSCTGRRDTPALQQQVPKERPAEINTEPGNNQFEGSTACIVQGGVTHGPPLEAWYDAEEDLESIRMEAHQKVDDGCCDKTETDEDVLLYVSELPSNVTEEDVTVWFRKYQVSNVQMAPFRSKLRAAVVTVGCLRSANRAIKDLNGHTIQGYTIKVEHLGTMLSAASVHKGQFSKSHSCQNDKVRSVCNTQASKDRVPIIKHVQCGLEKLMNIKESATSPETLTHQQRTTTSSFDTIMAKLSERHPEASRQRIVDSLLELQANHQGFLSGLPLKAVVEMTSALLKHPPLAIKERFQKEDANNINGN
- the LOC111851728 gene encoding RNA-binding protein 44 isoform X6 — protein: MFYCQKCGTRCPINTERCRNCKITILKPQKTMCQSACTEELDLFNANRHRLGVPGDFRRGQVYEDQLEDHVSDLQDGFESACSSIHVAEAPTLQRGALGSQQIHQQKNEKFHIKSTSVYKDLAVQTNLSFDLELEVCAEKHHSVSHEKTAEVIGLELESLPESCSSNSTGFDCISKSEQVMALGSEFLDVALAENSCFCTPAGVSDENDSAFCTKSDLLDREDDWSCHQSSFEYHSVCEEDPTLQGLSATMFHPCGLVRKGDRKDNIHTLMQDQDKLQQSSCSHEEESDLRKNCTEKPNPSICEDSFLSALEEEGSSELISCERCLALCARVTESQSGDAGQDFTVSFMVSRSTSTEPKGTQCDIALNTDPFLLGSKRDQDIQKLPVPTAEKFVNTDVYMKDLDYITEEFNKLRLAQAELKQLKENLASPAWDEHRLCCGAAQRALHAELRLLALQHAMCQQHCWRRYCTSPEGSLLLLGKREIPESLMQVLQNLENDYQEMRRKVLSGVPVDQLRPLSVDCRRIASKGRYIPAEIAKIVLEDRQGSVQSQNSQLTVHSDSCTGRRDTPALQQQVPKERPAEINTEPGNNQFEGSTACIVQGGVTHGPPLEAWYDAEEDLESIRMEAHQKVDDGDLKIPEEDTMGCCDKTETDEDVLLYVSELPSNVTEEDVTVWFRKYQVSNVQMAPFRSKLRAAVVTVGCLRSANRAIKDLNGHTIQGYTIKVEHLGTMLSAASVHKGQFSKSHSCQNDKVRSVCNTQASKDRVPIIKHVQCGLEKLMNIKESATSPETLTHQQRTTTSSFDTIMAKLSERHPEASRQRIVDSLLELQANHQGFLSGLPLKAVVEMTSALLKHPPLAIKERFQKEDANNINGN
- the LOC111851728 gene encoding RNA-binding protein 44 isoform X3 produces the protein MTSRSNKSKTTFYHMFYCQKCGTRCPINTERCRNCKITILKPQKTMCQSACTEELDLFNANRHRLGVPGDFRRGQVYEDQLEDHVSDLQDGFESACSSIHVAEAPTLQRGALGSQQIHQQKNEKFHIKSTSVYKDLAVQTNLSFDLELEVCAEKHHSVSHEKTAEVIGLELESLPESCSSNSTGFDCISKSEQVMALGSEFLDVALAENSCFCTPAGVSDENDSAFCTKSDLLDREDDWSCHQSSFEYHSVCEEDPTLQGLSATMFHPCGLVRKGDRKDNIHTLMQDQDKLQQSSCSHEEESDLRKNCTEKPNPSICEDSFLSALEEEGSSELISCERCLALCARVTESQSGDAGQDFTVSFMVSRSTSTEPKGTQCDIALNTDPFLLGSKRDQDIQKLPVPTAEKFVNTDVYMKDLDYITEEFNKLRLAQAELKQLKENLASPAWDEHRLCCGAAQRALHAELRLLALQHAMCQQHCWRRYCTSPEGSLLLLGKREIPESLMQVLQNLENDYQEMRRKVLSGVPVDQLRPLSVDCRRIASKGRYIPAEIAKIVLEDRQGVQSQNSQLTVHSDSCTGRRDTPALQQQVPKERPAEINTEPGNNQFEGSTACIVQGGVTHGPPLEAWYDAEEDLESIRMEAHQKVDDGDLKIPEEDTMGCCDKTETDEDVLLYVSELPSNVTEEDVTVWFRKYQVSNVQMAPFRSKLRAAVVTVGCLRSANRAIKDLNGHTIQGYTIKVEHLGTMLSAASVHKGQFSKSHSCQNDKVRSVCNTQASKDRVPIIKHVQCGLEKLMNIKESATSPETLTHQQRTTTSSFDTIMAKLSERHPEASRQRIVDSLLELQANHQGFLSGLPLKAVVEMTSALLKHPPLAIKERFQKEDANNINGN